One Hemibagrus wyckioides isolate EC202008001 linkage group LG09, SWU_Hwy_1.0, whole genome shotgun sequence DNA segment encodes these proteins:
- the sash1b gene encoding SAM and SH3 domain-containing protein 1 isoform X2, whose protein sequence is MEELRKRKVAQDAEIANTESMITSLQLRSEIQESLGLSSTVSTPEVERRLLVQKSASEDGSGGKWDRKKNKSFWQNFRKTQKGIIRQTSKADDLGFVASEITMSDEERIQLMMMVKEKMITVEEALARLKEYEAQNRQSCTTDTVEWTDASSPTTDEFSVNFTSQEQSDDEQEESLAFRRLHKLVNSTRRVKKKLIRIDESKKHTSKDSLSSDFSPTCEERASLYSGVQKRLVLSQGDGMASVLCVDGDSDSLTTSPSSSSLDTYSGHKQFKPFNSSQGLSYPPTGPSLDTSVMDAGSRSSFSEAEGGCEEEPRITRSVTDGEMRRALGPSKLHGRACSFGGFDLMNQSVYMRNSCNNPSDNGTISRRDAARSPTPSRISLGKKVKSVKETMRKRISKKSSAVLFEQLSPSREPESLQPPHTDSLEKPKLKSGGSVESLRSSLSGQSSMSGQTVSTTDSSASNRESVKSEDGDDEELPYRGPFCGRALVHTDFIPSPYDTDSLKLKRGDVIDIISKPPMGTWMGLLNNKVGTFKFIYVDVLNEEGEKPKSSVRKRRKGRPPKPTSVEELLERINLKEHMPTFLFNGYEDLETFKLLEEEDLDELNIRDPQHRAVLMTAVELLQEYDINSDPENGGSSVDPEENVHPVISAPSRDSPRDSGCYESNENLENGKAKKTSHLSRSSSGFESSHLPSPEYPTPPLSQTSSRQDQQSLLPPFQITSIKTVHIGTSRSLLTIKPLSQSYDELLCIPVPQGLWKRSLSLDHQMLHRKEPYNPEDLMPVQSIEHDIYSPAEQNETITSQACANQEDESEELGTGDELTFPSVDSSTDVESEEVPVDSAESSQPDPPLHPHRIKPPVPPKPLPLPFVNDKDTTSPDNKPVFQSNLAVHKSDTASGVPKSGKPFLHRLGKKVQHVRSPNLELLVEEKLSMDGIDLTAEPYSDKHGRYKVPFSLIQRYSEDLDKPLGDIATVMDQTRVQLLRKQQRMAIPLRGLSEICIKL, encoded by the exons ATGGAGGAGCTTCGCAAGCGCAAAGTGGCTCAGGATGCAGAGATT GCAAATACTGAGTCAATGATCACATCACTTCAGCTGCGTTCAGAAATCCAG GAATCTCTGGGGTTGAGCAGTACGGTGTCCACTCCTGAGGTTGAGAGAAG GCTGTTGGTGCAAAAGTCAGCCTCAGAAGATGGATCTGGag GAAAAtgggacagaaagaaaaacaaatcctTCTGGCAGAATTTCCGTAAGACACAGAAAGGCATTATACGGCAGACGTCAAAAG CTGATGACCTTGGCTTTGTAGCCAGTGAGATCACAATGAGTGATGAAGAACGCAtccagctgatgatgatggtgaaggagaagatGATAACTGTAGAGGAGGCCTTGGCTCGG CTGAAAGAATATGAGGCACAAAATCGTCAGTCATGTACCACGGACACAGTTGAGTGGACCGATGCCTCCAGTCCCACTACTGATGAGTTCTCCGTGAACTTCACT TCACAGGAGCAGTCAGATGATGAGCAGGAGGAGTCGTTGGCTTTTCGCAGGCTTCACAAGCTGGTTAACTCGACACGCCGCGTGAAGAAGAAGCTCATTAGAATAGACGAGagcaaaaaacacacatcaaaaG ACTCTTTGAGCTCGGACTTCTCTCCTACGTGTGAGGAAAGGGCCTCTCTCTACTCAGGCGTACAGAAGCGTCTGGTCTTGTCTCAGGGTGATGGAATGGCCTCAGTTCTGTGTGTGGATGGAGACTCAGACAGCCTGACCACATCTCCGTCCTCCAGTAGCCTGGATACCTACAGTGGCCATAAGCAGTTTAAGCCCTTTAACAGTAGCCAGGGGCTAAGCTACCCTCCCACAGGGCCCAGTTTGGACACCTCGGTGATGGATGCAGGCAGTCGCTCATCCTTTTCTGAAGCTGAGGGCGGCTGTGAGGAGGAGCCCAGGATAACCCGTTCTGTGACTGATGGAGAAATGAGACGGGCCCTGGGTCCCTCTAAATTACATGGG AGGGCGTGTAGCTTTGGAGGGTTTGACCTTATGAACCAGTCTGTATACATGAGAAACAGCTGTAACAACCCT AGTGATAATGGGACCATCAGCAGGAGAGATGCAGCGAGGTCACCCACACCGTCCCGCATCTCTCTCGGGAAAAAAGTGAAGTCGGTGAAGGAGACCATGAGGAAACGCATATCCAAGAAAAGTAGTGCTGTCCTGTTTGAGCAG TTGAGTCCGAGCAGAGAGCCTGAGTCACTCCAGCCCCCCCACACAGACTCACTAGAAAAACCCAAGCTCAAGTCTGGGGGTTCTGTTGAGAGTCTGAGGAGCTCACTAAGTGGACAAAGCTCGATGA GCGGTCAGACAGTAAGCACCACAGACTCCTCAGcaagtaacagagagagtgtgaaatcAGAGgacggtgatgatgaggagTTGCCTTACAGAGGGCCGTTTTGTGGCCGAGCCCTTGTACACACCGACTTTATCCCCAGTCCCTATGACACAGATTCACTCAAACTCAAG AGAGGAGATGTTATAGACATTATCAGTAAGCCTCCAATGGGTACATGGATGGGCCTTCTGAATAACAAAGTGGGCACCTTTAAGTTCATCTATGTAGACGTGCTGAACGAGGAAGGCGAAAAGCCCAAGAGCAGCGTCAGGAAGAGAAGGAAGGGTCGGCCTCCCAAACCCACCTCTGTGGAAGAGCTACTAGAGCGCATCAACCTCAAA GAGCACATGCCTACATTCCTGTTTAATGGATATGAGGATCTGGAAACGTTTAAGTTGCTGGAGGAGGAGGACCTGGACGAGTTGAACATCAGAGACCCACAGCACAGAGCAGTGTTGATGACGGCAGTGGAGTTGCTGCAGGAATATGACA TTAACAGTGACCCAGAGAATGGTGGATCCTCAGTAGACCCAGAGGAGAACGTTCATCCAGTGATATCAGCTCCTTCCAGAGATTCTCCACGTGACTCTGGTTGCTATGAGAGCAATGAGAATCTGGAGAATG GGAAAGCCAAAAAGACATCTCATTTAAGCAGGTCTTCATCAGGCTTTGAATCCAGTCACCTCCCATCTCCTGAGTatcccactcctcctctcaGCCAGACCAGCAGCAGGCAGGATCAACAGTCTCTCCTGCCACCTTTCCAGATAACCTCCATCAAAACCGTTCACATAGGGACAAGCCGCTCCTTGCTCACCATAAAGCCCCTCAGTCAGAGCTACGATGAGTTGCTTTGCATCCCTGTACCCCAAGGCTTGTGGAAACGTTCTCTTTCACTGGATCATCAGATGCTTCACAGGAAGGAGCCATACAACCCAGAAGACTTGATGCCCGTTCAATCAATAGAACATGATATATATAGCCCTGCTGAACAGAATGAAACTATAACATCTCAGGCATGTGCCAACCAAGAGGATGAATCTGAAGAGCTAGGAACAGGGGATGAGCTAACTTTCCCTTCTGTTGACTCCTCCACAGATGTGGAGAGTGAGGAGGTACCTGTAGATAGTGCTGAAAGTTCTCAACCAGATCCTCCCTTACACCCACACCGCATAAAACCACCAGTTCCTCCTAAACCTCTTCCACTGCCATTTGTAAATGACAAAGACACAACAAGCCCTGACAACAAACCTGTGTTCCAAAGCAACTTGGCAGTACACAAATCAGACACTGCCTCTGGTGTACCAAAGTCCGGCAAACCTTTTCTCCACAGACTTGGAAAGAAAGTGCAACATGTCCGATCACCTAATCTGGAGTTACTTGTAGAAGAGAAGCTGAGCATGGATGGCATAGACCTCACAGCGGAGCCCTATTCTGACAAG CATGGCCGTTACAAAGTCCCGTTCTCCCTCATTCAAAGATACTCTGAAGATTTGGACAAGCCTTTGGGAGATATTGCCACAGTAATGGATCAGACTCGAGTCCAGCTGCTTCGCAAACAGCAGCGGATGGCG ATCCCACTGAGAGGATTATCAGAAATTTGTATAAAGCTATAA
- the ddo gene encoding D-aspartate oxidase encodes MAKVKVVVIGAGVVGMSTAVCIAEALPFCTVNILSEKFSPDTTSDVAAGILLLKEIPGIPVERQLRWFKGTFDHLLAISESAQASEAGVFLSSGYQIYKEVPSNTKPFWADTVFGFRTMTDHEMKRFPNHKFGQAATTLKCECLRYLPWLEKRLTKAGGQMKREKVTDLQQLAQSYDVIVNCSGLGSQYLVGDEQVHPIRGQIIKVHAPWVKNFLCDIGGNMYIYPGIDYVTLGGTRQVNDWRLEVDKDDSKGIMERCCKLVPSLRSAKVLGEKVGLRPGRSNLRLEREWLQVQDRQVPLVHNYGHASWGISLSWGTALEALDLVRKSLHEKPPHASL; translated from the exons ATGGCGAAGGTGAAAGTTGTCGTAATTGGTGCAGGTGTGGTTGGGATGTCCAcagctgtgtgtatagctgAGGCTTTACCATTCTGCACTGTCAACATTCTGTCTGAGAAATTCTCTCCAGACACCACCAGCGATGTAGCTGCCGGGATCCTTCTGCTTAAGGAGATTCCAG GTATTCCTGTGGAACGTCAGCTACGTTGGTTTAAAGGCACATTCGATCATCTTCTGGCAATTTCTGAATCAGCACAAGCCTCAGAAGCAGGAGTATTTCTGAGTTCAGG ATACCAGATATACAAAGAGGTCCCTAGTAACACAAAACCCTTCTGGGCTGATACTGTGTTTGGATTTCGGACTATGACAGATCATGAGATGAAGAGATTCCCTAATCATAAATTTGGTCAAGCTGCAACCACTTTAAAGTGTGAATGCCTCAGATATCTGCCATGGCTGGAGAAAAG GTTGACAAAAGCAGGAGGTCAGATGAAACGAGAGAAAGTGACTGACCTTCAGCAGCTTGCTCAAAGCTATGATGTCATCGTCAACTGCTCAGGCCTTGGCTCTCAATATTTGGTGGGGGATGAGCAGGTCCACCCAATACGTGGCCAAATCATCAAGGTTCATGCTCCATGGGTGAAGAATTTCCTTTGTGATATAGGTGGAAATATGTACATCTACCCTGGCATAGACTATGTCACCCTGGGAGGTACTCGGCAGGTGAATGATTGGCGTTTGGAGGTGGATAAGGATGACAGCAAAGGCATCATGGAACGCTGCTGTAAACTTGTACCATCCCTAAGGTCCGCTAAGGTGCTGGGAGAAAAGGTGGGGCTGAGGCCTGGCAGAAGCAATCTGCGCCTAGAGAGAGAGTGGCTGCAGGTTCAGGATCGTCAGGTGCCACTGGTGCACAATTATGGCCATGCCTCCTGGGGCATCTCTCTGAGCTGGGGCACTGCACTGGAGGCACTGGATTTGGTGAGGAAAAGTCTACATGAGAAACCCCCTCATGCCAGTCTATGA
- the zbtb24 gene encoding zinc finger and BTB domain-containing protein 24 has protein sequence MSPHTPSLLTFHSTSHKDTILNKLDILRKRQILCDITLIVEDVHFKAHKALLAASSEYFSLMFTAEDQACQTVYRLDGMAAKTFASVLEFIYCANVSVEESSTEQLLDVARLLEINELVKAYADFQISSTASAPNVCSEVGDGDRSTNETASKRKRGRPRKNTNPSAPGLVLLPQESSEKENRLHEPAKTTADLSLASPESTDPTCNSNPLPNDSDDADYDPSEDRPRHGKRRIRQPEKLKSYKLGDEIGEGKVLGKRGRKRKYPATEPRCDDCGKVFKNHLFLKIHQRTHTGEKPFRCHVCGNCFTQKHTLLVHQRMHTGEKPFVCNICSKALSTKHSLQEHMNLHAEKKSFSCDQCGKTYSQKRQLNSHYRIHSGKALPECAHCHHKFKDAAQLKKHLRTHTGEKPFTCEICGKCFTTKSTLQTHIRIHRGEKPYVCNICSKSFSDPSARRRHVASHTGKKPYMCSVCSLSFTRLDNLKAHTKTHSKERPDVEGTPLTTVETMPVNEKMHNVLELQQYQVPEHAEQEIQLVVTSEVDNINLVAGQKPGSISIIAAENGPEELTAAGQTHSSLTLLTHPSTHIQNLALVTPDELDPSAQIQTISVVEGQVSSEQAEQMHVITLTKEAMEHFQVQHGAPQQLQISSRPLHQLQVIQQAMPQLSATQDPPREQHNQSHTGAIHISSQATQPISISQTSEQIPNTQIQGQTFQIQAGTVSYLYTTSLTPQN, from the exons ATGTCACCTCACACTCCCAGCTTGCTGACCTTTCATTCCACATCACATAAGGACACAATCCTTAATAAATTGGACATACTGAGAAAAAGACAAATACTTTGTGATATTACTCTCATTGTAGAAGATGTACATTTTAAGGCACATAAGGCTCTGCTGGCTGCGAGCAGTGAATATTTCTCCTTGATGTTCACTGCTGAAGACCAGGCCTGTCAGACGGTGTATAGGCTGGATGGAATGGCTGCAAAGACCTTTGCATCTGTGCTCGAGTTCATCTACTGTGCCAATGTATCGGTGGAGGAGAGCAGCACGGAGCAGCTGCTTGACGTGGCCCGCTTGCTAGAAATAAACGAGTTAGTCAAAGCCTATGCAGACTTTCAAATTAGCAGTACAGCCTCAGCACCAAATGTCTGCTCAGAAGTAGGTGATGGTGACAGAAGCACAAATGAAACGGCTTCCAAACGCAAAAGGGGACGGCCAAGGAAAAACACAAACCCTTCAGCACCAGGCTTAGTACTACTACCTCAGGAATCAAGTGAAAAAGAGAACAGACTTCATGAACCTGCTAAAACTACAGCAGATCTATCTCTGGCCTCCCCAGAGTCCACAGACCCTACATGCAACTCTAATCCCCTTCCCAATGACTCAGATGATGCTGATTATGACCCAAGTGAGGATAGACCTCGGCATGGCAAGCGTCGAATAAGACAGCCAGAGAAACTAAAAAGCTACAAGCTGGGAGATGAAATTGGTGAAGGAAAAGTGCTGGGAAAAAGGGGCCGAAAGAGGAAATACCCAGCAACAGAACCACGCTGTGATGACTGTGGCAAAGTTTTTAAAAAccatctgtttttaaaaatacatcagCGAACTCATACAG GAGAAAAACCTTTTCGGTGCCATGTTTGCGGCAACTGctttacacagaaacacaccctGTTAGTTCATCAACGCATGCACACTGGAGAGAAGCCATTTGTGTGCAACATTTGCTCTAAAGCTCTCTCCACAAAGCACTCCCTGCAGGAACATATGAACCTGCATGCAG AAAAGAAATCTTTTAGTTGTGACCAGTGTGGGAAAACCTACAGCCAGAAGAGGCAGTTAAATAGTCATTACCGGATTCATAGCGGAAAAGCATTACCTGAGTGTGCACATTGTCACCACAAGTTTAAGGATGCAGCACAACTTAAGAAGcacctgagaacacacacag GTGAGAAACCTTTTACATGTGAGATTTGTGGAAAGTGTTTTACTACCAAGAGCACCCTGCAGACACACATCAGAATCCACAG AGGAGAAAAGCCATATGTGTGCAACATCTGCAGCAAGTCCTTCTCTGATCCTAGCGCCAGAAGACGCCATGTTGCCTCTCATACAGGGAAAAAGCCCTACATGTGCTCTGTGTGTAGTCTTTCTTTTACTCGTCTGGACAATCTAAAAGCGCATACTAAAACTCACAGTAAAGAGCGGCCAGATGTGGAGGGCACACCACTAACCACAGTGGAAACTATGCCAGTGAATGAGAAGATGCACAATGTCCTGGAGCTGCAGCAGTACCAGGTCCCGGAGCACGCTGAGCAGGAGATCCAGTTAGTGGTTACCAGTGAAGTGGACAATATTAACCTTGTGGCAGGCCAAAAGCCGGGCAGCATTAGCATCATCGCTGCTGAGAATGGGCCTGAGGAACTGACAGCAGCAGGACAGACCCATTCCAGCCTCACCCTTCTCACTCATCCCTCTACACATATTCAGAACCTGGCTTTGGTCACTCCGGATGAACTAGATCCCAGTGCACAAATCCAGACAATCAGTGTGGTTGAAGGCCAGGTGAGCAGCGAGCAAGCTGAGCAGATGCACGTCATCACACTGACTAAAGAGGCAATGGAGCACTTTCAGGTTCAACACGGAGCTCCACAACAGCTGCAAATTAGCTCACGACCTCTTCATCAGCTGCAGGTGATCCAGCAGGCCATGCCTCAGCTTTCTGCTACACAAGATCCTCCTAGAGAGCAGCACAACCAGAGTCACACAGGTGCTATCCATATCAGCAGCCAAGCCACCCAGCCAATCTCTATCAGCCAGACCAGCGAGCAGATCCCCAACACTCAGATTCAGGGACAAACCTTTCAAATCCAGGCAGGTACTGTCTCATACCTCTATACCACAAGTCTCACCCCACAGAACTAA